The genomic window CGCCAGCAGGGCAGCAATCTTTGGGCTGGCGTTCTTCGCGTCGCGGCTCCAGCCGCCGGTCTCGCGGATGTTCACGAATCGGATCGGCGAGGTCGCGCCTTCGGTCTGTTCGGCCAGCTCGGTGAACAGCTTGCGCTCCTGCGTGCAGGCAACCACCACGTCGTCGCCCGAACGGATGGCGCGCTGGAAAGCGGGCGCCTCGCGGCGGCACAGGGTGGAGTGAAGGGGCAGCGACTCAGCCAGCGCCGCGCCGAGCGTCTTCGGCTCGAGCGGCATCGTCTGGTTGCAGTCGCAGATCAGCGTTGTGGTCATCGGTCTTCTGGCTTGCGGGCTGCGCATCGGCAACCTGCTGGCTGGGGAGGGAATCTCCCGGGTGCTCTGACTGTGCCACGTCCGTGGGCGCAGCGTCTTGCGGGGTTTCCGCTGATTTTCCGGCAGTTTCCTGCGCTTCTTTCTCTTCTTCCTCGTCGTCGAACAGCTTCAGGAACTTGGCGCTCGCCATCTGGCGCAGCACGTTGCCCGGAATCGGCGTCGACTGGGAGTAGTCGTCTATATAAGTGTCCATGCCGTCCATCACGTTGAACTGCGGGTCGGCAAAGAGCTTCTTGAAGGCGGTGTTCTTCACCTCGGGCGCGACGTTCCTGCCAACGAAGGGGCGGAAGTCGGACTCGGGCGTGAGCGCCTCGGCGTCGGCCAGCGTAGGCTGGGGAATCTCGGGCTGGGGGATCTCGGGCTGGCCTTCGGCGGGAAGCGCTGCCGCTGCCTCGGGCGCAGCGGGCATGGGCATGGCGGTTCCGGCGAGCGCATCCGCCGGGTTTTCGGCCTCTTGCGCAACAGCAGGAGCCGGCGCTTCTTCACGGGCTTCCTTCTTGCGCCGCGACCACCGGTCGAAAAAATTCTCAGGCATCGCCTGCTCCGCGTCCGCGCTTTTTCTCGGTCGACACGCTGGCCGCATTGCCGAAGCGGTCGACCAGCGGACGGAAACTCTCGGGCCGCTTGCGGCGCTTGGGCTCGATCACGTAGTGCGCCTGCACGAAATCGCGCATCCACTCGATCACCTCTTCGGGCGCGGGCACCTGCTCCACGGTTTCCTGCGCGTCGAGCCAGCGTCCGGCTTCGTTGTAGCTGAGGCTTACCACCACCGGCCTGGCCAGCGGCTCGTCGGCGATGGTGGGCTCTTCGTCCATGCGCCACAGCACGAACCAGCACGGCGCGGGCGTGGTGGCGTTCAGGTGGTAGCCCTCCACGTCATCGCGGAACAGTTCGGCCTTGAAGCCCGGGTGCAGCCAGCGCTGCGTGTTTTCGCCCGCTTCGAGCAGGCGCGGTTCGGTGCCGAAACCGGGCTGGTCGGGGCCGACGCTTTCGAGAATCCAGCGCCAGGATTGCCAGCGGCTCTCGACACGCTCGCGGCGCATCACGACGGCAACATCAATGGAGGGATTCATCCGCCAATCGTAGCGCCGCGGCATGGCGCTTCTGGTTTGAGGGTCATCCGCGGCGGCGGCGGCGGGCCGGCTCCGCGTTGCTCAGGCGCCCTGCGCGCCTTGCATCAGCAGGCTGCGCAGTTTGCGGTGCAGGGGCGTGGATTCGGCGGCCGGCACGCCGCCCGCTTCACGCAGCGCAATGTCGCGGCTCTCGGCGTTGTGCAGGTCGATCTCGCGCACCACCCGCCCGTTGTCGTAGACAAACGCCACGTCGGCCAGGGCCAGCACGTCTTCGATGTCGTGGGTGATCATCAGCACCGGAATGCCCCACTGGCGGCGCACCTGGGCCAACTCGCTGCGCAGTTCGCTGCGTAGCATGGGGTTGAGCGCGGCAAAGGGTTCGTCGAGCAGCAGCACCTGCGGCTGGCAGGCCAGCGCGCGGGCCAGCGCTACGCGC from Variovorax paradoxus includes these protein-coding regions:
- a CDS encoding DUF3306 domain-containing protein, whose product is MPENFFDRWSRRKKEAREEAPAPAVAQEAENPADALAGTAMPMPAAPEAAAALPAEGQPEIPQPEIPQPTLADAEALTPESDFRPFVGRNVAPEVKNTAFKKLFADPQFNVMDGMDTYIDDYSQSTPIPGNVLRQMASAKFLKLFDDEEEEKEAQETAGKSAETPQDAAPTDVAQSEHPGDSLPSQQVADAQPASQKTDDHNADLRLQPDDAARAEDARRGAG
- a CDS encoding DUF3305 domain-containing protein; this encodes MPRRYDWRMNPSIDVAVVMRRERVESRWQSWRWILESVGPDQPGFGTEPRLLEAGENTQRWLHPGFKAELFRDDVEGYHLNATTPAPCWFVLWRMDEEPTIADEPLARPVVVSLSYNEAGRWLDAQETVEQVPAPEEVIEWMRDFVQAHYVIEPKRRKRPESFRPLVDRFGNAASVSTEKKRGRGAGDA